From Nicotiana tabacum cultivar K326 chromosome 15, ASM71507v2, whole genome shotgun sequence, the proteins below share one genomic window:
- the LOC107776950 gene encoding uncharacterized protein LOC107776950 — protein sequence MMRRQQDQQSKLLYDLSTMILNILRSPTTAPFEFPDQFPAPARPPMQQISPAGFASLLLGISMALMLCGSVTFFIGFFMMPWILGLVMVLYLAGIVSTLSMIGRAIFCPMPMPPSSQPPRKDVQRKDCFKNSYDVCLAVQLGDRLPSCSYFFSL from the coding sequence ATGATGAGAAGGCAACAGGATCAACAATCTAAGCTTCTGTACGATCTTTCCACAATGATTCTTAACATTCTCCGATCTCCAACGACGGCGCCGTTCGAGTTTCCCGACCAGTTTCCGGCGCCGGCTAGGCCGCCGATGCAGCAGATTAGTCCGGCGGGTTTCGCATCCCTGCTTCTGGGTATTTCTATGGCTTTGATGCTCTGTGGATCTGTGACGTTCTTTATTGGGTTTTTCATGATGCCATGGATTCTTGGGTTGGTGATGGTTTTGTATCTTGCTGGGATTGTTTCTACTTTGTCAATGATTGGACGTGCCATTTTCTGCCCTATGCCTATGCCGCCTTCCTCTCAACCGCCAAGAAAAGATGTTCAACGTAAGGATTGTTTTAAGAATTCTTATGATGTTTGTTTAGCTGTTCAACTTGGAGATCGACTCCCTTCTTGCTCTTATTTCTTTT